From Microbacterium sp. YJN-G, a single genomic window includes:
- the dnaN gene encoding DNA polymerase III subunit beta — MRFQVNRDVFSEAVSFVVKLLPQRNPQPILAGVLIEATDAGLTLSAFDYEASARTTIEATVDEPGTILVHGRLLSDIASRLPNAPIEIAVEEDGGIAVTCGSARFTLAAMPVEEYPSIPEVTGSTGLVPAEDFGTAIAQVAFAASRDDVTPVLTGVQLEVSGTTLSLVATDRYRVSLRDVPWDGDVTEQTALVPARTLTEVGKTFAHAGNIEVAFSGAGDREIIAFTAGNKTVTSLLIKGNFPPVRRLFPEQTDHYAVINTADLIEAVRRVALVLDRSAPLRFTFGPDAVTMDASGSEQARASESVDAHLNGGDEVTLGLNPQYLLEALGAVKSEFTRVTFTSSDNANKLSPVLVTSQTSVDQAGLDSFKYLLQPNLLLR; from the coding sequence GTGAGGTTCCAGGTCAACCGCGATGTGTTCAGCGAGGCTGTGTCCTTCGTCGTGAAGCTGCTGCCGCAGCGCAATCCGCAGCCGATCCTCGCCGGAGTGCTCATCGAGGCGACCGACGCAGGGCTCACCCTCTCGGCGTTCGACTACGAGGCGTCCGCTCGAACCACCATCGAGGCGACGGTGGACGAGCCGGGCACGATCCTCGTTCACGGCCGGCTGCTCTCCGACATCGCCAGCCGGCTGCCCAACGCTCCTATCGAGATCGCGGTCGAGGAGGACGGCGGCATCGCGGTCACCTGTGGTTCGGCACGCTTCACGCTGGCGGCCATGCCCGTCGAGGAATACCCCTCGATCCCCGAGGTCACCGGCTCGACGGGACTCGTCCCCGCCGAGGACTTCGGCACCGCCATCGCACAGGTGGCGTTCGCCGCATCCCGCGACGATGTCACCCCGGTTCTCACCGGCGTGCAGCTCGAGGTCTCGGGCACCACGCTCAGCCTGGTCGCGACCGACCGCTACCGCGTCTCGCTGCGCGATGTGCCGTGGGACGGCGACGTCACCGAGCAGACCGCACTCGTCCCGGCGCGCACGCTGACGGAGGTCGGCAAGACCTTCGCGCACGCCGGCAACATCGAGGTCGCCTTCTCGGGCGCGGGCGATCGCGAGATCATCGCGTTCACCGCCGGCAACAAGACCGTCACCTCGCTGCTGATCAAGGGCAATTTCCCGCCGGTGCGCCGCCTGTTCCCCGAGCAGACCGACCACTACGCGGTCATCAACACGGCTGACCTGATCGAGGCGGTGCGCCGAGTCGCCCTGGTGCTCGACCGGTCGGCGCCGCTGCGATTCACGTTCGGCCCCGACGCGGTGACGATGGATGCCTCCGGCAGCGAGCAGGCCCGCGCATCCGAGTCGGTCGACGCACACCTCAACGGCGGCGACGAGGTGACTCTCGGCCTGAACCCGCAGTACCTTCTCGAGGCACTCGGCGCGGTCAAGAGCGAGTTCACCCGCGTGACCTTCACCTCGAGCGACAACGCGAACAAGCTCAGCCCGGTGCTGGTGACCAGCCAGACCTCGGTCGACCAGGCCGGCCTCGATTCGTTCAAGTACCTGCTGCAGCCCAACCTGCTGTTGCGCTGA